A DNA window from Streptomyces bacillaris contains the following coding sequences:
- the abc-f gene encoding ribosomal protection-like ABC-F family protein: MHPQRERAQLTMKDVSKAYGDRSVLDQVTLTVRPGEKAAVIGENGSGKSTLLRLLAGAEQPDSGEITVRFPGSTGYLAQTLALDPADTVQDVVDAALAELRTLERAIRAAEERLSAGDPTEAELAAYGDLLTAYEERDGYRADARTEAALHGLGLAHLTRDRALATLSGGEQSRLALACVLAAAPELLLLDEPTNHLDVRAVTWLEEHLRAHRGTVVAITHDRAFLERVTSVILEVDRDLRTVTRYGDGWDGYRTAKAAARRRWAREHQEYLDELARTQELVDAAGQRLAATGKDPKQGFGKHRRSHEAKLSGQVRAARTRLEALRRTPVPPPPKPLAFTGRPALAGETGPGPLVELADISVGDRLHIPALRVEPGARLLVTGENGAGKTTLLRALAGDLAPDTGTVARRARVGYLPQELPARPTRRTLLATYAAGRPGFPDEYADELLELGLFRPEDLGVPVASLSIGQQRRLALARLVVRPADLLVLDEPTNHIALDLVEEVETALAQYPGAVVVVSHDRSFRARFTGDVLELRAGRPAADCPSGEAGPTPPGLAYASGEPEPSSRTRSRSRVTKTR; the protein is encoded by the coding sequence ATGCACCCCCAGCGCGAACGCGCCCAACTGACCATGAAGGACGTCTCCAAGGCGTACGGGGACCGCTCCGTACTCGACCAGGTGACGCTCACCGTCCGCCCCGGCGAGAAGGCCGCCGTCATCGGCGAGAACGGCTCCGGCAAGTCCACCCTCCTGCGTCTGCTGGCCGGGGCCGAGCAGCCGGACAGCGGTGAGATCACCGTCCGCTTCCCCGGCTCCACCGGCTATCTCGCCCAGACCCTCGCCCTCGACCCGGCCGACACCGTGCAGGACGTCGTCGACGCCGCCCTGGCCGAACTCCGCACCCTGGAACGGGCCATCCGCGCGGCCGAGGAGAGACTGTCGGCGGGCGACCCGACGGAGGCGGAACTCGCCGCGTACGGAGACCTCCTCACCGCCTACGAGGAGCGCGACGGCTACCGCGCCGACGCCCGCACCGAAGCCGCCCTCCACGGCCTCGGCCTCGCCCACCTCACCCGGGACCGTGCGCTCGCCACCCTCTCCGGCGGCGAACAGTCCCGGCTGGCCCTCGCCTGCGTCCTGGCGGCCGCCCCCGAACTGCTCCTCCTGGACGAACCCACCAACCACCTGGACGTACGGGCGGTGACCTGGCTGGAGGAACACCTGCGCGCCCACCGCGGCACCGTCGTCGCCATCACCCACGACCGGGCCTTCCTGGAGCGGGTCACCTCCGTGATCCTGGAGGTCGACCGCGATCTGCGCACGGTCACCCGGTACGGGGACGGCTGGGACGGCTACCGTACGGCCAAGGCGGCAGCCCGCCGCCGCTGGGCGCGGGAACACCAGGAGTACCTGGACGAACTGGCCCGTACGCAGGAGCTGGTGGACGCCGCCGGACAGCGGCTCGCGGCCACCGGCAAGGACCCGAAGCAGGGGTTCGGCAAGCACCGCCGCTCCCACGAGGCCAAGCTCTCCGGCCAGGTCAGGGCCGCCCGCACCCGGCTGGAGGCGCTGCGCCGCACCCCCGTACCGCCCCCGCCCAAGCCGCTCGCCTTCACCGGCCGTCCGGCCCTCGCGGGGGAGACCGGGCCCGGCCCCCTGGTGGAGCTGGCCGACATCTCCGTGGGCGACCGGCTCCACATCCCGGCCTTGCGCGTGGAGCCCGGGGCGCGGTTGCTGGTCACCGGGGAGAACGGGGCCGGGAAGACCACCCTGCTGCGGGCCCTCGCCGGGGACCTGGCGCCCGACACCGGGACGGTCGCCCGCCGCGCCCGGGTCGGCTACCTCCCGCAGGAGCTGCCCGCCCGGCCGACCCGGCGCACCCTGCTCGCCACCTACGCGGCGGGCCGCCCGGGCTTCCCGGACGAGTACGCGGACGAACTGCTGGAGCTGGGCCTGTTCCGCCCCGAGGACCTCGGGGTGCCGGTCGCGTCCCTCTCCATCGGCCAGCAGCGCAGGCTCGCCCTGGCCCGGCTGGTGGTCCGGCCGGCCGATCTGCTGGTGCTGGACGAGCCGACCAACCACATCGCGCTCGACCTGGTGGAGGAGGTGGAGACGGCGCTCGCCCAGTACCCGGGAGCCGTCGTGGTGGTGTCGCACGACCGCAGCTTCCGCGCCCGCTTCACCGGTGACGTACTGGAGTTGAGGGCGGGCCGCCCCGCCGCGGACTGTCCCTCCGGGGAAGCGGGCCCGACCCCGCCGGGACTCGCCTACGCCTCCGGGGAGCCGGAGCCCTCTTCGCGTACCCGGTCGCGCAGCCGCGTCACGAAGACCCGCTGA
- a CDS encoding VOC family protein has translation MSSDAAVSSVWPVLHYDDTERALRFLVDVLGFAPVVAARDEHGGVVHAELRWPGGGALVFGSTRHTDSVHGVMRAGTSAVYVVSDDVDAVHRRVVAAGGEVLEPPHETRFGSGAAAFVCTVRDPEHNLWTFGTYRGPSPE, from the coding sequence ATGTCGTCCGATGCTGCTGTGTCCTCGGTGTGGCCCGTCCTGCACTACGACGATACGGAGAGGGCGCTGCGGTTTCTGGTTGACGTCCTGGGGTTTGCGCCGGTGGTTGCGGCGCGGGACGAACACGGCGGTGTGGTGCATGCCGAGCTGCGGTGGCCCGGGGGCGGTGCGCTGGTGTTCGGGTCGACCCGGCACACGGACTCGGTGCACGGTGTGATGCGGGCGGGTACCAGCGCGGTCTACGTGGTGAGCGATGACGTGGACGCGGTGCACCGACGGGTCGTCGCCGCTGGGGGAGAGGTCCTCGAACCGCCGCACGAGACCCGGTTCGGGTCGGGTGCTGCGGCGTTCGTGTGCACGGTGCGGGATCCCGAGCACAACCTGTGGACCTTCGGCACCTACCGTGGACCTTCGCCGGAGTAG
- the dhaL gene encoding dihydroxyacetone kinase subunit DhaL: MLDADFFRRWMAAAAASVDREAGRLTELDSAIGDADHGSNLQRGFAAVAAAVDKDATATPGAVLTLAGRQLISTVGGASGPLYGTLLRRTGKALGEAAEVDRDQLARAFAEGVAAVGQLGGAQAGDKTMLDALLPAAEALGSCFRGAAEAARAGAEATIPLQARKGRASYLGERSIGHQDPGATSAALLVEALADTARAGGAEA, translated from the coding sequence GTGCTCGACGCCGACTTCTTCCGCCGCTGGATGGCCGCCGCCGCGGCCTCGGTGGACCGTGAGGCGGGCCGACTGACCGAGCTGGACTCCGCGATCGGGGACGCCGATCACGGCAGCAACCTCCAGCGCGGCTTCGCGGCGGTGGCCGCCGCGGTGGACAAGGACGCGACCGCCACCCCGGGAGCGGTGCTGACCCTCGCGGGGCGGCAGCTGATCTCGACCGTCGGCGGCGCGTCCGGGCCGCTGTACGGGACGCTGCTGCGGCGTACGGGCAAGGCGCTCGGCGAGGCCGCCGAGGTGGACCGGGACCAGTTGGCCCGGGCGTTCGCGGAGGGCGTGGCCGCCGTTGGGCAGTTGGGCGGGGCGCAGGCCGGGGACAAGACGATGCTGGACGCGCTGCTGCCGGCCGCCGAGGCGCTGGGCTCCTGCTTCCGGGGCGCGGCCGAAGCGGCCCGGGCGGGAGCCGAGGCGACGATCCCGCTGCAGGCGCGCAAGGGGCGGGCCAGCTATCTCGGGGAACGCAGCATCGGCCACCAGGACCCGGGGGCGACCTCGGCGGCCCTGCTGGTCGAGGCGCTGGCCGACACGGCACGGGCCGGGGGTGCGGAGGCATGA
- a CDS encoding NUDIX domain-containing protein encodes MAATRRSAGLLLFRTTGTGGERDVEVLIGHMGGPFWAGREAAAWSVPKGEYGPEEDPAAAARREFEEELGLPVPEGVWLPLGEARQRSGKTVSVWAVEAELDVAAVVPGTFTMEWPRGSGVQREFPEMDRFAWCTPEQAAERLIAGQRVFVTRLRDRVREEGSGSPEA; translated from the coding sequence ATGGCGGCGACCAGGCGCAGTGCGGGGCTTCTCCTCTTCCGGACCACCGGTACGGGAGGTGAGCGGGATGTCGAGGTGCTGATCGGGCACATGGGCGGGCCGTTCTGGGCGGGGCGGGAGGCGGCCGCCTGGTCGGTGCCGAAGGGTGAGTACGGCCCCGAGGAGGACCCGGCGGCAGCCGCGCGGCGGGAGTTCGAGGAGGAACTGGGGCTGCCGGTGCCGGAGGGGGTGTGGCTGCCGCTCGGTGAGGCCCGGCAGCGCAGCGGCAAGACGGTGTCCGTGTGGGCGGTGGAGGCGGAGCTGGACGTGGCGGCCGTGGTGCCGGGGACCTTCACGATGGAGTGGCCGCGCGGCTCCGGCGTGCAGCGGGAGTTCCCGGAGATGGACCGGTTCGCCTGGTGCACGCCGGAGCAGGCCGCCGAGCGGCTGATCGCCGGTCAGCGGGTCTTCGTGACGCGGCTGCGCGACCGGGTACGCGAAGAGGGCTCCGGCTCCCCGGAGGCGTAG
- a CDS encoding NAD(P)-dependent alcohol dehydrogenase — protein MKAVQYRAVGAAPEVVTVPDPEPGPGQVLLKVTAAGVCHSDIAVMSWTADQIPFPLPLTLGHEGVGTVAALGDGVTGLSEGDSVAVYGPWGCGICVNCAEGKENYCLRAKELGIMPPGLGAPGAMAEYMIVDDPRHLVPIGELDPVKTVSLTDAGLTPYHAIKRSLPKLVPGATAVVIGTGGLGHVAIQLLRAMTAVRVVALDVTEEKLDLARAVGAHEAVLSDEKAAARVLELTGGLGAHVVLDFVGAPPTVQTAGAAARVDGDVTIVGIGGGALPVGFGTLPYGTNVSAPYWGSRKELAEVLDLAHAGAVDVHVETYSIDEAPRAYERLHEGRINGRAVILPNG, from the coding sequence ATGAAAGCCGTCCAGTACCGAGCCGTCGGCGCCGCCCCCGAGGTCGTCACCGTCCCCGACCCCGAGCCCGGCCCCGGCCAGGTCCTCCTCAAGGTGACCGCCGCCGGTGTCTGCCACTCCGACATCGCGGTGATGAGCTGGACCGCCGACCAGATACCCTTCCCGCTCCCGCTCACCCTGGGCCACGAGGGCGTCGGCACGGTCGCCGCGCTCGGGGACGGCGTGACCGGCCTCTCCGAAGGCGACTCCGTCGCGGTGTACGGGCCCTGGGGCTGCGGGATCTGCGTCAACTGCGCCGAGGGCAAGGAGAACTACTGCCTGCGCGCCAAGGAGCTGGGCATCATGCCGCCCGGCCTCGGCGCCCCCGGCGCCATGGCCGAGTACATGATCGTCGACGACCCCCGCCACCTGGTGCCCATCGGTGAGCTGGACCCGGTGAAGACCGTCTCGCTCACGGACGCCGGACTCACCCCGTACCACGCGATCAAGCGCTCCCTGCCCAAGCTCGTCCCCGGCGCGACGGCCGTCGTCATCGGCACCGGAGGCCTCGGCCATGTCGCGATCCAGCTCCTGCGCGCCATGACGGCCGTACGGGTCGTGGCACTCGATGTCACCGAGGAGAAGCTCGACCTCGCCCGGGCCGTCGGCGCCCACGAGGCCGTCCTCTCCGACGAGAAGGCGGCGGCCCGCGTCCTGGAGCTGACCGGCGGACTCGGCGCGCACGTCGTCCTGGACTTCGTCGGCGCCCCGCCCACCGTGCAGACCGCCGGGGCCGCCGCCCGGGTCGACGGCGACGTCACGATCGTCGGCATCGGCGGTGGCGCGCTCCCCGTCGGCTTCGGGACGCTTCCGTACGGCACCAACGTCAGCGCCCCCTACTGGGGCTCGCGCAAGGAGCTGGCGGAGGTGCTGGACCTGGCCCACGCGGGCGCCGTGGACGTCCACGTGGAGACGTACTCCATCGACGAGGCCCCGCGCGCCTACGAGCGGCTGCACGAGGGCCGGATCAACGGCCGCGCGGTCATCCTGCCGAACGGCTGA
- a CDS encoding PTS-dependent dihydroxyacetone kinase phosphotransferase subunit DhaM, producing MSEAAQVGIVLVSHSGPVAESVAELARGLAAGGVTAPVAAAGGLPNGGLGTSAELIGRAAASVDRGAGVAVLVDLGSAVLTVKAMLAEGDELPENSRLVDAPFVEGAVAAVVTASSGGDIDAVEAAASEAYGYRKT from the coding sequence ATGAGCGAGGCTGCGCAGGTGGGCATCGTGCTGGTCTCGCACAGCGGCCCGGTCGCGGAGTCGGTGGCCGAGCTGGCCCGGGGGCTGGCCGCCGGAGGGGTGACGGCCCCCGTCGCGGCGGCCGGCGGGCTGCCGAACGGCGGTCTCGGCACCAGCGCCGAACTCATCGGCCGGGCGGCCGCGTCGGTCGACCGGGGCGCCGGGGTGGCGGTCCTCGTCGACCTCGGGAGCGCGGTCCTCACGGTGAAGGCGATGCTGGCGGAGGGCGACGAACTGCCGGAGAACTCACGGCTGGTGGACGCCCCGTTCGTGGAGGGCGCGGTCGCCGCCGTGGTGACGGCCTCCTCCGGTGGTGACATCGACGCGGTGGAGGCGGCGGCCTCGGAGGCGTACGGGTATCGGAAGACGTAG
- the dhaK gene encoding dihydroxyacetone kinase subunit DhaK codes for MKMLINVPETVVADALRGIAAAHPELTVDVENRVVVRRDAPVAGKVGLVSGGGSGHEPLHAGFVGPGMLSAACPGEVFTSPVPDQMVRAAAAVDSGAGVLFVVKNYTGDVLNFEMAAELAEDEGIQVAQVVVDDDVAVSDSTFTAGRRGTGATLFVEKIAGAAADEGAPLDRVVSVARQVNGSSRSFGVALSAVTTPAKGSPTFDLPAGELELGIGIHGEPGRERRPMMTSGEIADFAVEAVLDDLRPTGPVLALVNGMGATPLLELYGFNAEVQRVLTERGVPVARTLVGNYVTSLDMAGCSVTLCQIDEELLRLWDAPVETPALRWGR; via the coding sequence GTGAAGATGCTCATCAACGTCCCCGAGACCGTGGTCGCCGACGCCCTCCGGGGCATCGCCGCCGCCCACCCCGAACTGACCGTCGACGTGGAGAACCGGGTCGTCGTGCGGCGGGACGCGCCGGTGGCCGGGAAGGTGGGGCTCGTCTCGGGGGGCGGGTCGGGGCACGAGCCGTTGCATGCCGGGTTCGTGGGGCCGGGGATGCTGTCGGCCGCCTGTCCGGGGGAGGTCTTCACCTCGCCGGTGCCCGACCAGATGGTGCGGGCAGCCGCGGCGGTGGACAGCGGGGCGGGGGTGCTGTTCGTCGTCAAGAACTACACCGGTGACGTGCTGAACTTCGAGATGGCCGCCGAACTCGCGGAGGACGAGGGCATCCAGGTCGCCCAGGTCGTGGTGGACGACGACGTGGCGGTGAGCGACAGCACGTTCACGGCCGGGCGGCGCGGTACGGGGGCGACGCTCTTCGTGGAGAAGATCGCCGGGGCCGCCGCCGACGAGGGCGCGCCGCTGGACCGGGTCGTCTCGGTGGCCCGCCAGGTGAACGGGTCCTCGCGGAGCTTCGGGGTGGCCCTCAGCGCGGTCACCACCCCGGCGAAGGGCAGCCCGACCTTCGATCTGCCCGCCGGAGAGCTGGAGTTGGGCATCGGCATCCACGGGGAGCCCGGTCGCGAGCGGCGGCCCATGATGACCTCGGGCGAGATCGCGGACTTCGCCGTGGAAGCGGTGCTGGACGACCTCCGCCCCACCGGCCCCGTACTCGCCCTGGTCAACGGGATGGGGGCGACCCCGCTGCTGGAGCTGTACGGGTTCAACGCCGAGGTGCAGCGGGTCCTCACCGAACGGGGTGTGCCGGTCGCCCGTACGCTCGTGGGGAACTACGTGACCTCGCTCGACATGGCAGGCTGCTCGGTGACGCTGTGCCAGATCGACGAGGAGCTGCTGCGGCTGTGGGACGCGCCCGTGGAGACGCCCGCGCTGCGCTGGGGCCGCTGA
- a CDS encoding SDR family NAD(P)-dependent oxidoreductase produces MSTTPTTPAAEFAGRTALVTGGASGIGLAVARLLATAGAAVVVADYDEESARKAAAQLESTGARAAAVRMDVTDPASVEAGVRFTVETFGALHLAVNNAGIAGPSAPTGAYPVEDWDRVVATNLSGVFYSMRHELPAIVAAGGGAIVNMSSILGTNGFAGSPAYVAAKHGVVGLTKSAALEYAAQNVRINAVGPGFIDTPLLRNADPQAREHLISLHPAGRLGTAEEVAELTVFLLSEKASFIHGSYHLVDGGYSAP; encoded by the coding sequence ATGAGCACTACCCCCACCACCCCCGCAGCCGAGTTCGCCGGCCGTACCGCCCTCGTCACCGGCGGCGCCTCCGGCATCGGCCTCGCCGTGGCCCGGCTGCTCGCCACGGCCGGTGCGGCCGTCGTCGTAGCGGACTACGACGAGGAGAGCGCCCGCAAGGCCGCCGCCCAGCTGGAGAGCACCGGGGCGCGAGCCGCCGCCGTCCGCATGGACGTCACAGACCCGGCCTCCGTGGAAGCCGGGGTGCGGTTCACCGTGGAGACCTTCGGCGCCCTCCACCTGGCCGTGAACAACGCCGGGATCGCGGGCCCCTCCGCCCCCACCGGGGCCTACCCCGTCGAGGACTGGGACCGGGTCGTCGCCACCAACCTCAGCGGCGTCTTCTACTCGATGCGCCACGAACTCCCCGCCATCGTCGCGGCGGGCGGCGGCGCGATCGTCAACATGTCCTCCATCCTCGGCACCAACGGCTTCGCGGGCTCGCCCGCCTATGTCGCCGCCAAGCACGGCGTCGTCGGCCTCACCAAGAGCGCCGCGCTCGAATACGCCGCACAGAACGTCCGGATCAACGCCGTCGGCCCCGGCTTCATCGACACCCCGCTCCTGCGGAACGCCGACCCCCAGGCCCGCGAGCACCTGATCTCCCTGCACCCGGCCGGACGCCTGGGCACCGCCGAGGAGGTCGCGGAACTCACCGTCTTCCTCCTCTCAGAGAAGGCCTCCTTCATCCACGGCAGCTACCACCTGGTGGACGGCGGCTACTCCGCCCCGTGA